A portion of the Streptococcus urinalis 2285-97 genome contains these proteins:
- the birA gene encoding bifunctional biotin--[acetyl-CoA-carboxylase] ligase/biotin operon repressor BirA, whose amino-acid sequence MKTSETIYQLLIQEKDYLSGETIAEQLHISRTAVWKAIKSLQASGVQIDSAKHKGYRLTSGDIIIPEQLENNLGISVTYQKSCQSTQTEAKLGIQNKDNVPHLYISDHQEKGKGRYDRNFYSPQGGIYMSLRLTPNVPFQEIKPYTLLIASATVKAISQLTGIETDIKWVNDIYFNDKKIGGILTEALTSIETGLVTDMIIGIGLNFSNVVFPKAIENKATSLYNQNPTITRQDLISRIWTLFFETPEKDLLKVYKDKSLVLDKQVTFEENHQFFKGIAKEITDQGHLIVKLDNGETKKLRSGEISLSSWS is encoded by the coding sequence ATGAAAACTAGTGAAACCATCTACCAACTTCTTATTCAAGAGAAAGACTATCTTAGTGGAGAAACAATCGCTGAACAATTACATATTTCAAGAACTGCTGTTTGGAAGGCCATCAAATCTCTTCAGGCTTCAGGTGTCCAAATTGATTCTGCTAAACATAAAGGATATCGACTGACATCGGGAGATATCATCATTCCAGAACAACTTGAAAATAATCTTGGGATTTCAGTTACCTATCAAAAAAGTTGTCAATCAACACAAACAGAAGCCAAACTAGGCATACAAAATAAAGATAACGTTCCTCATCTCTATATTAGTGACCATCAAGAAAAGGGTAAGGGAAGATATGATCGGAATTTTTATTCACCACAAGGTGGCATATATATGAGTTTACGATTAACTCCTAATGTGCCTTTTCAAGAGATCAAACCTTATACACTACTCATTGCTTCAGCTACTGTGAAAGCAATCAGTCAACTAACTGGCATTGAAACTGACATTAAATGGGTTAATGACATCTATTTTAATGATAAAAAAATAGGAGGTATTTTGACCGAAGCTCTTACCTCCATTGAAACTGGTTTAGTAACTGACATGATAATCGGAATTGGATTAAATTTTTCCAATGTAGTCTTTCCAAAAGCCATAGAAAATAAAGCAACTTCTTTATATAACCAAAATCCTACCATTACAAGACAAGATCTGATTTCTCGTATTTGGACATTATTTTTTGAAACTCCTGAAAAAGACCTGTTAAAAGTTTACAAAGATAAATCACTTGTTCTTGATAAACAAGTAACTTTCGAAGAGAATCACCAGTTCTTTAAGGGTATTGCCAAAGAAATTACTGATCAAGGACATTTAATTGTTAAACTGGATAATGGAGAAACAAAAAAACTCCGAAGTGGAGAAATTAGTCTTTCTTCTTGGAGTTAG
- the metK gene encoding methionine adenosyltransferase: MSERKLFTSESVSEGHPDKIADQISDAILDAILEQDPEAHVAAETCVYTGSVHVFGEISTTAYVDINRVVRDTIAEIGYTHSSYGFSADTVGVHPSLVEQSPDIAQGVNQALESREGSDEDELDKIGAGDQGLMFGFAVDETPELMPLPISLSHQLVKKLADLRKSNQLTYLRPDAKSQVTVEYDEDDQPKRVDTVVISTQHDPDVDYETLKKDIIEKVIKVVIPNHYIDHQTKFYINPTGRFVIGGPQGDSGLTGRKIIVDTYGGYARHGGGAFSGKDATKVDRSASYAARYIAKNIVAAELAKKVEVQLAYAIGVAQPVSVRIDTFGTSLLEEAELEKIVRRLFDLRPAGIIKMLDLKRPIYKQTAAYGHMGRTDIELPWEQLDKVSELREAFLDK, encoded by the coding sequence ATGTCAGAACGTAAACTTTTCACGTCTGAATCAGTATCTGAAGGGCATCCAGATAAAATAGCAGACCAAATTTCAGATGCCATTTTAGATGCCATTTTAGAGCAAGATCCAGAAGCCCATGTCGCTGCTGAAACGTGTGTCTATACAGGTTCAGTTCATGTATTTGGTGAGATTTCGACGACAGCCTATGTCGATATTAATAGAGTCGTTCGTGATACTATTGCAGAAATTGGGTACACCCATAGTTCCTACGGTTTTTCAGCTGATACTGTTGGTGTGCATCCATCACTAGTTGAACAATCACCAGATATTGCTCAAGGAGTTAACCAAGCTTTAGAAAGTCGCGAGGGCTCAGATGAAGATGAACTTGACAAAATAGGTGCTGGTGACCAAGGCCTCATGTTTGGTTTTGCTGTTGATGAGACACCAGAATTAATGCCTTTACCCATTTCATTATCACATCAATTGGTAAAAAAACTTGCTGATTTAAGAAAATCAAATCAACTGACCTATTTAAGACCAGATGCTAAATCACAAGTGACAGTTGAATATGATGAAGATGATCAACCAAAACGTGTTGATACTGTTGTTATTTCGACACAACATGATCCTGATGTTGATTATGAAACATTAAAAAAAGATATCATCGAAAAGGTTATCAAAGTAGTTATCCCAAATCACTATATTGATCATCAAACTAAGTTTTATATCAATCCAACTGGAAGATTTGTTATTGGTGGACCTCAAGGTGATTCTGGATTAACAGGAAGAAAAATAATAGTTGATACTTATGGAGGCTACGCTAGACATGGTGGTGGAGCTTTCTCAGGTAAAGATGCGACGAAAGTTGATAGATCTGCATCATATGCAGCCAGATATATTGCTAAAAATATTGTGGCAGCGGAACTTGCCAAAAAAGTTGAAGTGCAGTTAGCTTATGCCATTGGAGTAGCCCAACCAGTTTCGGTAAGGATTGATACATTTGGAACAAGCCTATTAGAAGAAGCTGAATTAGAAAAAATAGTGAGACGTTTATTTGATCTAAGACCTGCTGGAATTATCAAAATGTTAGATTTAAAACGACCAATTTACAAACAAACTGCAGCTTATGGACATATGGGTAGAACAGATATTGAACTACCTTGGGAACAATTAGATAAAGTTTCAGAACTACGAGAAGCTTTTTTAGATAAATAA
- a CDS encoding UDP-N-acetylglucosamine 1-carboxyvinyltransferase: MRKIIINGGKPLTGEVAVSGAKNSVVALIPAIILADDIVTLDGVPAISDVDSLIEMMREMGASVERNGETLTIDPRDVKDKPMPYGKINSLRASYYFYGSLLGRFGQATVGLPGGCDLGPRPIDLHLKAFEAMGATVAYEGESMRIATNGGQPIHGAHIFFDTVTVGATINTMLAAAKAKGRTVIENAAREPEIIDVATLLNNMGAHIRGAGTDIITIEGVDYLHGTRHQVIPDRIEAGTYIALAAAVGSGIKISNVLYEHLESFISKLEEMGVRMTVEEDSIFVEKQEKLQAVTIKTSPYPGFATDLQQPLTPLLLKTDGQGTIIDTIYQKRVNHVPELARMGADISILGGQIKFKGVNSLVGAPVKASDLRAGAALVIAGLMAEGRTEISNIEFILRGYSNIVEKLTAIGADITIVEE, from the coding sequence ATGAGAAAAATAATAATCAATGGTGGTAAACCGCTTACAGGAGAAGTAGCTGTTTCTGGTGCCAAAAATAGTGTTGTTGCACTAATACCAGCCATCATTTTAGCAGATGATATTGTAACTTTAGATGGTGTTCCCGCTATCAGTGATGTAGATAGCTTAATTGAAATGATGAGAGAAATGGGAGCTAGTGTTGAAAGAAATGGTGAAACACTGACCATCGATCCAAGAGATGTCAAAGATAAACCAATGCCTTATGGTAAAATTAACAGTTTAAGAGCTTCCTACTATTTCTATGGTAGTTTGTTAGGTAGGTTTGGTCAGGCAACTGTTGGTTTACCTGGCGGATGTGATTTGGGTCCTAGACCTATTGACCTTCATTTAAAAGCTTTTGAAGCTATGGGTGCTACAGTTGCTTATGAAGGTGAGTCAATGAGAATTGCCACTAATGGTGGTCAACCTATTCATGGTGCTCATATTTTCTTTGATACTGTTACTGTAGGAGCAACTATTAACACGATGTTAGCTGCAGCAAAAGCTAAAGGTAGAACTGTTATTGAAAATGCAGCAAGAGAGCCTGAAATCATTGATGTTGCAACTTTGTTAAATAATATGGGTGCTCATATTCGTGGTGCAGGTACTGATATCATCACTATCGAGGGTGTAGATTACCTTCATGGGACAAGACATCAAGTGATTCCTGATAGAATCGAAGCAGGAACCTATATCGCATTAGCTGCGGCAGTAGGTTCAGGAATAAAAATTAGCAACGTCCTTTACGAACATTTAGAAAGTTTTATCTCTAAACTTGAAGAAATGGGTGTACGAATGACAGTTGAGGAAGATTCTATTTTTGTGGAAAAACAAGAAAAACTTCAAGCAGTCACTATCAAAACTTCACCTTATCCAGGTTTTGCAACTGATTTACAACAGCCATTAACGCCTTTACTGCTAAAAACGGATGGTCAAGGAACAATTATTGATACGATTTATCAAAAAAGAGTTAATCATGTCCCTGAGTTAGCCAGAATGGGTGCCGATATTAGTATTTTAGGCGGTCAAATCAAGTTTAAAGGTGTAAACTCCCTAGTTGGAGCACCTGTTAAAGCTTCTGATTTACGAGCTGGTGCAGCACTCGTTATTGCTGGGTTGATGGCAGAAGGTAGGACAGAAATTTCTAATATTGAATTTATATTACGTGGCTATTCAAATATTGTTGAAAAATTAACAGCAATTGGAGCAGATATCACAATCGTTGAAGAATGA
- a CDS encoding GNAT family N-acetyltransferase, with amino-acid sequence MDIWTLLAKFATFETNELILRPIRYEDSDSFWNMRSKSSDYPFVFSDDVDRNTSDFILVHSFMKKPLGVWAIENKVTHTMIGCIRFEKIDSQNLTAEIGYFINKGFQRKGYGKQALNCITFLAFHELAFKKLSLIIHKENVASQLLAKSCQYKFVRYFKGSDRHTHKIRDYALFELLVGEYHHE; translated from the coding sequence ATGGATATTTGGACACTCTTAGCAAAGTTTGCAACTTTTGAAACGAATGAATTGATTCTAAGACCGATACGATATGAAGATTCTGATTCATTTTGGAACATGCGATCAAAGTCTTCTGATTATCCCTTTGTCTTTAGTGATGATGTTGATCGTAATACTAGTGATTTTATTCTTGTTCATTCTTTTATGAAGAAACCACTAGGTGTTTGGGCGATTGAAAATAAAGTCACTCATACAATGATCGGATGTATTCGTTTTGAAAAGATTGATAGTCAAAACCTTACTGCTGAGATTGGCTATTTTATCAATAAAGGTTTCCAAAGAAAAGGCTATGGAAAGCAAGCACTTAATTGTATTACTTTCTTAGCCTTTCACGAATTAGCTTTCAAAAAATTGAGTTTGATTATTCATAAAGAAAATGTTGCTAGTCAGTTACTGGCAAAATCTTGTCAATATAAATTTGTTCGTTATTTTAAAGGTAGTGATCGTCATACGCATAAAATTCGAGATTATGCTTTATTTGAATTATTGGTAGGTGAATATCATCATGAGTAA
- the spxR gene encoding CBS-HotDog domain-containing transcription factor SpxR — MSKHQEILEYLENLAIGKRVSVRSISNHLNVSDGTAYRAIKEAENRGIVETRPRSGTVRVEKKTNVKIEKLTYAEIARISDSEVLAGQSGLSHEFSKFSIGAMTRQNIGRYLVKGGLLIVGDRENIQLLALENYNAILVTGGFPVSNRVVKLANNQGIPVMVTHYDTFTVATMINHALSNVRIKTDLKIVDQVYQSKDDYGYLSNKASVFDYSELMKKTGNVRFPIVNDKNKVVGVVSMRDVVGREDQTILEKIMTRNPILAKPTASLGNISQKMIFEDLNMLPVISENKTLLGVITRRQAVENLPNMQHSHLFTYSDQMISAIDKVDKGFKVEVEPAMVDSTGNLAHGVLSEILKDITVQLLTKKHQKNIIIEQMMLYFLHAVQIDDQLDIVPNIITINRKSSTLDFEVYVDDQVVTKAIITTKIN, encoded by the coding sequence ATGAGTAAACATCAGGAAATTCTGGAGTATTTAGAAAATTTAGCTATCGGAAAAAGAGTTAGTGTAAGAAGTATATCCAACCATTTAAATGTAAGTGATGGCACAGCTTATCGTGCCATTAAAGAAGCTGAAAATCGAGGTATTGTTGAGACAAGACCAAGAAGTGGTACTGTCCGTGTTGAAAAGAAAACCAATGTCAAGATTGAAAAGTTAACTTATGCTGAAATTGCCAGAATTAGTGATTCAGAAGTTTTAGCAGGACAATCTGGATTAAGCCATGAATTTAGTAAGTTTTCAATTGGTGCTATGACAAGACAAAATATTGGACGCTATCTTGTAAAAGGTGGTCTGTTGATTGTCGGAGATCGTGAAAATATTCAATTATTAGCACTTGAAAATTATAATGCTATTTTAGTAACAGGTGGTTTTCCCGTATCAAATAGGGTTGTTAAATTAGCAAACAACCAAGGTATTCCTGTTATGGTCACTCATTATGATACTTTTACAGTGGCTACAATGATTAACCATGCACTTTCTAATGTCAGAATTAAGACAGATTTAAAAATCGTTGATCAAGTCTATCAATCAAAAGATGACTATGGATATCTTTCAAACAAAGCTAGTGTTTTTGATTACAGTGAGTTGATGAAAAAAACGGGAAACGTTCGTTTTCCAATTGTGAATGACAAAAACAAAGTTGTCGGTGTTGTTAGTATGCGTGATGTTGTAGGACGAGAAGATCAAACCATACTAGAAAAAATCATGACTAGAAATCCCATTTTAGCGAAACCAACAGCTAGTTTGGGGAATATTTCTCAAAAAATGATTTTTGAAGATCTGAACATGCTGCCTGTTATTTCAGAAAATAAAACACTCTTAGGTGTTATTACCCGAAGACAGGCTGTTGAAAATCTACCAAATATGCAGCATAGTCATTTATTTACTTATAGTGATCAAATGATTTCTGCTATTGATAAGGTAGATAAAGGATTTAAAGTAGAAGTTGAGCCAGCTATGGTAGATTCAACAGGGAATCTTGCGCATGGTGTCTTGTCTGAAATTCTAAAAGACATTACAGTTCAGCTTTTAACTAAAAAACATCAAAAAAATATCATTATTGAACAAATGATGTTATACTTCTTACATGCTGTCCAAATTGATGATCAATTAGACATCGTTCCTAATATCATCACAATAAATCGAAAGAGTAGTACACTTGATTTTGAAGTTTATGTTGATGATCAAGTTGTTACTAAGGCAATTATCACGACAAAAATTAATTAA
- a CDS encoding methionyl aminopeptidase → MITLKSDREIKAMDKAGDFLASIHIGLREIIKPGADMWEVEEYVRRRCIEENVLPLQIGVDGQIMDYPYATCCSLNDEVAHAFPRHYKLEEGDLLKVDMVLSEPLDKSILDVSKLDFNDVEAIKKYTESYKGGLADSCWAYAVGQPSDLVKDLMDVTKEAMYLGIEKAVIGNRIGDIGAAIQDYAESRGYGVVRDLVGHGVGPTMHEEPMVPNYGIAGRGLRLKEGMVLTIEPMINTGTWEIDTDMDTGWAHKTLDGGLSCQYEHQFVITKDGPVILTSQGEERTY, encoded by the coding sequence ATGATTACATTAAAATCTGATCGAGAAATTAAAGCAATGGATAAAGCTGGTGATTTTTTAGCTAGTATTCATATTGGCTTAAGAGAAATTATCAAACCTGGAGCTGATATGTGGGAAGTTGAAGAATATGTTCGTCGTCGTTGTATTGAAGAAAATGTTCTTCCCCTTCAAATTGGTGTTGATGGGCAGATAATGGATTACCCATATGCAACTTGTTGTAGCCTAAATGATGAAGTTGCACATGCCTTTCCAAGACATTATAAATTGGAAGAAGGTGATTTGCTTAAAGTTGATATGGTTTTAAGTGAACCTCTTGATAAATCAATTTTAGACGTTTCTAAATTAGATTTTAATGACGTTGAAGCTATTAAAAAATACACTGAGTCTTACAAAGGTGGTCTAGCTGATTCTTGTTGGGCTTATGCAGTAGGACAACCTTCTGATTTAGTGAAGGATCTAATGGATGTTACTAAAGAAGCCATGTATCTTGGCATTGAAAAAGCAGTCATTGGTAACCGTATTGGTGATATTGGTGCAGCGATTCAAGATTATGCTGAAAGTCGTGGTTATGGTGTTGTGCGTGATTTAGTTGGTCACGGCGTTGGACCAACAATGCATGAAGAACCAATGGTACCAAATTATGGAATCGCAGGTAGAGGTCTACGCCTTAAAGAAGGAATGGTCCTTACTATAGAACCTATGATTAATACAGGAACTTGGGAAATTGATACAGATATGGATACAGGTTGGGCCCATAAAACCCTTGACGGTGGTCTTTCATGCCAATATGAACATCAATTTGTCATTACAAAAGATGGGCCAGTTATATTGACTAGCCAGGGAGAAGAAAGAACTTACTAG
- a CDS encoding YihY/virulence factor BrkB family protein has protein sequence MKKNHFFAKLTSKFQFKAIKVFMSHFQSAEMDLSSIAVAYYLMLTAFPLIVIAANIFPYLNIDISDLLRLMKENLPPDIYKSAYSITVNIFSKPSGSILGVATLTGFWTMSRSLTSFQKAINKAYGVSQHRDLLVGYLVGFLSSILILFLLTFALLISTFSQAAIQILEKQLDLSGSVTKVFLHLTQPITAVLIFVGIMLLYFLLPNVRIKKIKYILPGTVLTTFTMSFLSNLIGSYVVKNVHRMVDLKTFGSVVIFIIMFWFIVLARILITGAVLNATYQELKQGELEGRNGDVRSIVQKIGNNTKRRVE, from the coding sequence ATGAAAAAAAATCATTTTTTTGCCAAATTGACTTCAAAATTTCAATTTAAAGCAATAAAAGTTTTTATGTCGCATTTTCAAAGTGCAGAAATGGATTTATCTTCAATTGCAGTTGCCTATTATTTGATGTTAACTGCTTTTCCATTAATTGTCATTGCGGCTAATATTTTTCCATACCTTAATATTGATATTTCAGATTTACTGAGGTTAATGAAAGAAAATTTACCTCCTGATATCTATAAATCAGCTTATTCCATTACAGTTAATATTTTCTCCAAACCATCAGGAAGCATTCTTGGGGTAGCGACATTAACTGGTTTTTGGACAATGTCTCGAAGTTTAACCTCATTTCAGAAAGCTATTAATAAAGCTTACGGCGTCTCTCAACACAGGGATTTATTAGTTGGTTATTTAGTCGGATTTCTTTCTAGCATCTTGATTTTATTTTTGCTGACTTTTGCTTTATTGATTTCCACTTTTTCACAAGCTGCTATTCAAATTTTAGAAAAACAGCTGGATTTGAGTGGTTCAGTAACAAAAGTTTTTCTCCATTTGACACAGCCCATTACAGCTGTTCTCATATTTGTAGGCATAATGCTGCTTTATTTTTTACTTCCCAATGTTCGCATCAAAAAAATCAAATACATTTTACCTGGGACAGTTTTAACAACTTTTACCATGAGTTTTTTATCTAATTTAATTGGAAGCTATGTTGTCAAAAATGTTCATCGAATGGTGGATTTGAAGACATTTGGTTCGGTTGTGATATTCATCATTATGTTTTGGTTTATTGTTTTAGCTAGAATTTTAATTACGGGTGCAGTTTTAAATGCAACTTATCAAGAATTAAAACAAGGTGAGCTTGAAGGTCGCAATGGAGACGTTAGATCTATTGTTCAAAAAATAGGGAATAATACCAAAAGACGTGTAGAATAA
- the aroA gene encoding 3-phosphoshikimate 1-carboxyvinyltransferase: MQLKNHVKAIKGEILVPGDKSVSHRAIMFASIAEGTSTIKGLLKSEDVLATIKAFLEMGIKIEEKDNVFIIEGKGFSGLSQAHKPLDLGNSGTSMRLLSGILATCPFKTVLTGDDSLSNRPMDRIVKPLRQMGLDIAGQGEKHYPPLVINGNTVLRPIHYQLPVASAQVKSALLFAALNTEGNSEIIEKQLTRSHTEEMIKQFGGKLTQKELQITISGIQKLKGSHVNVPGDISSAAFWMVAGLIVDNAHLRLKHVGINPTRTGIIDVIQKMNGKISISKSNNDNTADIVVESSDLVGTMIEGDIIPRLIDELPIIALLATQAKGQTIIRDAQELKVKESNRIALVTEILSSMGANIKATEDGMIINGKTNLHATTVDCKGDHRIGMMTVIASLIVDDGNIELVGHETIATSYPQFFEDLRSIIGE; this comes from the coding sequence ATGCAATTAAAAAATCATGTTAAAGCTATAAAAGGTGAAATTCTCGTCCCAGGAGATAAGTCAGTTAGCCATCGAGCGATTATGTTCGCAAGTATTGCTGAGGGAACAAGTACAATAAAGGGTCTCCTAAAAAGTGAAGATGTTTTAGCAACAATAAAAGCTTTTCTTGAGATGGGTATCAAGATTGAAGAGAAAGATAATGTGTTTATCATTGAAGGCAAAGGTTTTTCAGGATTGAGTCAGGCTCATAAACCATTAGACTTAGGAAATTCAGGAACGAGCATGCGTCTTTTGTCTGGAATTTTGGCGACTTGTCCTTTCAAAACAGTATTAACTGGTGATGATAGTTTATCAAATAGGCCAATGGATAGAATAGTAAAACCATTGCGTCAAATGGGACTTGATATTGCTGGCCAAGGTGAGAAACATTATCCCCCTTTAGTAATCAATGGGAACACGGTGTTACGTCCAATCCATTATCAGCTTCCAGTTGCTTCCGCACAAGTCAAGTCTGCCTTACTTTTTGCAGCTCTTAACACTGAAGGAAATTCTGAAATTATAGAGAAGCAATTGACGAGAAGTCATACTGAAGAAATGATAAAACAGTTTGGTGGAAAATTAACCCAAAAAGAGCTTCAAATCACTATTTCAGGAATACAGAAATTAAAAGGCAGTCATGTCAATGTTCCAGGAGATATCTCTTCTGCAGCATTTTGGATGGTAGCAGGTTTAATTGTTGACAATGCCCATTTAAGGCTTAAACATGTGGGTATCAATCCAACACGAACAGGAATAATAGACGTTATTCAAAAAATGAATGGTAAAATCAGTATTTCAAAAAGTAATAATGATAACACTGCGGATATTGTTGTCGAAAGTTCTGATTTAGTTGGTACAATGATTGAAGGTGATATTATTCCAAGATTAATTGATGAATTACCAATTATTGCATTATTAGCTACTCAAGCAAAAGGACAAACCATCATAAGAGATGCACAAGAATTGAAAGTGAAAGAATCTAATCGCATAGCATTAGTTACAGAAATTCTATCTTCTATGGGAGCAAATATCAAGGCGACAGAAGATGGCATGATAATAAATGGAAAAACAAATTTACATGCTACAACTGTTGATTGTAAAGGCGATCACCGAATAGGAATGATGACGGTTATCGCTTCACTTATTGTTGATGATGGCAATATCGAGTTAGTTGGACATGAGACCATAGCAACGAGTTACCCTCAATTTTTTGAAGATTTAAGGAGTATTATTGGTGAGTAA
- a CDS encoding shikimate kinase, giving the protein MSKILLGFMGAGKTTVSGFLDSNYYEMDDIIENRIGMSITEFFAKEGEEAFRDIESQVLRELMSKKEDIIISTGGGVVTREENRNLLRENKRNNILLSASFDVLYKRIQEDKVFQRPLYLNNSIENFRAIFEKRMTLYEDLADLVIGVDHRTPQEIARIILNS; this is encoded by the coding sequence GTGAGTAAAATATTATTAGGATTTATGGGAGCTGGGAAAACGACTGTCTCTGGTTTTTTGGATAGCAACTATTATGAAATGGATGACATTATTGAAAATAGGATTGGCATGTCTATTACTGAGTTTTTTGCAAAAGAAGGTGAAGAAGCTTTTCGTGATATAGAAAGTCAAGTATTAAGAGAGCTGATGTCGAAAAAAGAAGATATTATCATTTCGACAGGTGGTGGTGTTGTTACTCGTGAAGAAAATAGAAACCTATTGCGAGAAAATAAGAGAAATAATATTTTGTTATCCGCCTCTTTTGACGTCCTTTATAAAAGAATTCAAGAGGACAAAGTTTTTCAAAGGCCTTTATACCTAAATAATTCTATAGAAAACTTTAGAGCTATTTTTGAAAAAAGAATGACTTTATATGAAGACCTTGCAGATTTGGTCATTGGTGTGGATCATAGAACACCTCAAGAAATTGCAAGAATTATTTTAAACTCATGA
- a CDS encoding LCP family protein, which produces MTRNRNNGLSHHEELRYDYLLRNLHYLSDTEKKEYRYLKFKKQASEMEPHYQQIPISPQDIEQSTIPQETYGGESQYMTTSQGLPKYPGSPSRSYRQNSNSLPSYEENIYYQENDQSYPYYEETIPEAPVEKRSKRKPKKPKNRWKTIIKIIGALLLIVLAAMIFMFVKGMGDVQSGKKSYKPAVVEDFNGINSKNGTNILVLGSDQRVTQGSADARTDTIMVVNVGNKSNKVKMVSFMRDTLVNIPGYSADSYSLDLKLNSSFNLGEQDGNKGAEFVRKTLKHNYGIDIKYYVMVDFETFAEAIDTLFPNGVKIDAKFSTVDGEAVDSVEVPDDLRMKNGVVPNQTIKVGEQRMDGRTLLNYARFRHDDQGDYGRTVRQQQVIAAVIQQIKDTTKLFTGSAAIGKVFALTSTNISYPFILSHGVSVLSDAKNGVQQKSIPEEGDWVDDYDMYGGQALYVDFAKYKKELKKMGLR; this is translated from the coding sequence ATGACTAGAAATCGCAATAACGGCTTAAGTCATCATGAAGAATTGAGGTATGACTATTTACTTCGTAATCTTCATTATTTGAGTGACACAGAAAAAAAAGAATACCGCTATCTAAAATTTAAAAAACAAGCAAGTGAAATGGAACCTCATTACCAACAAATTCCTATTTCACCACAAGACATTGAACAAAGCACCATCCCTCAAGAGACATATGGAGGTGAAAGCCAGTATATGACGACTTCTCAAGGATTACCAAAATATCCTGGTAGTCCTAGTAGAAGTTATAGACAGAATTCAAACAGTCTTCCTTCTTATGAGGAAAATATCTATTATCAAGAAAATGATCAATCTTACCCATATTATGAGGAAACCATTCCAGAAGCACCAGTTGAAAAGCGTTCAAAACGCAAACCAAAGAAACCCAAAAATCGCTGGAAAACAATTATTAAAATTATAGGAGCTTTATTACTTATTGTTCTTGCTGCAATGATTTTCATGTTTGTCAAAGGTATGGGTGATGTTCAAAGTGGTAAAAAGTCCTATAAGCCAGCAGTTGTTGAAGATTTTAATGGTATTAATTCAAAAAATGGAACCAATATATTAGTATTGGGCTCTGATCAAAGGGTCACACAAGGTTCAGCAGATGCGAGAACTGATACGATAATGGTTGTTAATGTTGGTAACAAATCCAATAAAGTTAAAATGGTGAGCTTTATGAGAGACACCTTAGTTAATATTCCAGGATATAGTGCTGATTCATATTCTCTTGATTTAAAACTAAACTCTTCCTTTAATCTGGGAGAGCAAGATGGCAATAAAGGGGCAGAATTTGTTCGTAAAACCCTAAAACATAATTATGGCATTGATATTAAGTATTATGTTATGGTTGATTTTGAGACTTTTGCAGAAGCAATTGATACCTTATTCCCAAATGGTGTTAAAATTGATGCTAAATTTTCAACCGTTGATGGGGAAGCTGTTGATTCCGTTGAGGTTCCAGATGATTTACGAATGAAAAATGGTGTTGTTCCAAATCAAACAATAAAAGTAGGAGAACAGCGTATGGATGGTCGAACCCTTTTAAACTATGCGCGTTTCCGTCATGATGATCAAGGGGATTATGGTCGAACAGTTCGTCAACAACAAGTCATTGCTGCAGTTATCCAACAAATTAAAGATACTACTAAATTATTTACAGGATCTGCAGCCATTGGTAAAGTATTTGCTTTAACATCAACAAATATCTCCTATCCTTTTATTTTATCTCATGGTGTATCTGTTTTAAGTGATGCTAAAAATGGGGTTCAACAAAAATCCATTCCTGAAGAGGGGGATTGGGTAGATGATTATGATATGTATGGTGGTCAAGCACTTTATGTTGATTTTGCAAAATATAAAAAAGAGTTGAAAAAAATGGGCCTTCGTTGA